Proteins from one uncultured Anaeromusa sp. genomic window:
- the rplJ gene encoding 50S ribosomal protein L10, with protein sequence MAITAAKQAIVAELKEKLTGAKGAVLVNYRGLTVAQDTKLRRQLREAGVDYRVVKNTMTRIAAQEAGLEGLDVYLEGPTAMAISTTDPVAPAKIITDFVKEHKLQVLEVKAGLVEGNVIDENGVKALASLPSREVLIAKMLGSMQSPITGLVNVLQGSIRNLVYALDAVRQQKESA encoded by the coding sequence ATGGCCATAACCGCTGCAAAACAGGCAATAGTAGCAGAACTGAAAGAAAAACTGACCGGTGCCAAAGGCGCTGTATTGGTAAACTATCGTGGTCTGACTGTTGCTCAAGACACTAAATTGCGTCGTCAACTGCGCGAAGCTGGCGTGGACTACCGTGTTGTTAAAAACACGATGACCCGCATTGCTGCTCAGGAAGCAGGCCTGGAAGGGTTGGACGTCTATCTGGAAGGTCCGACCGCCATGGCGATTTCCACGACCGATCCTGTAGCTCCTGCTAAAATCATTACTGATTTTGTCAAAGAGCATAAACTGCAGGTATTGGAAGTCAAAGCGGGCTTGGTGGAAGGTAATGTCATCGATGAAAACGGTGTCAAAGCCCTTGCCAGCTTGCCGTCCCGGGAGGTCCTTATTGCCAAGATGCTCGGCAGCATGCAGTCCCCGATCACGGGCCTGGTCAACGTGCTCCAAGGAAGCATCCGCAATTTGGTCTATGCATTGGATGCAGTTCGCCAACAAAAAGAGTC
- the rplA gene encoding 50S ribosomal protein L1 translates to MAKFGKKYQEAAKLVEVDKLYEVAEAFELVKKIVTAKFDETVEVAVKLGVDPKHADQQVRGAVVLPHGTGKTKNVLVFAKGEKAKEAEAAGADIVGAEELVQKIQGGWTDFDVAVATPDMMGLVGRLGKVLGPRGLMPNPKVGTVTLDVTRAINEIKAGKIEYRTDKAGNIHAPIGKGSFESAKLQENFQTLIDTLNKAKPSAAKGQYMRAITVSTTMGPGIKINPTRAVAGKKE, encoded by the coding sequence ATGGCTAAATTCGGTAAGAAGTATCAAGAAGCCGCCAAATTGGTGGAAGTTGACAAGCTGTATGAAGTTGCAGAAGCTTTTGAACTTGTCAAAAAAATTGTTACTGCCAAGTTTGACGAAACCGTTGAAGTGGCTGTAAAATTAGGTGTTGATCCTAAACATGCGGATCAGCAGGTGCGCGGTGCAGTAGTATTGCCGCACGGCACTGGCAAAACCAAAAATGTTTTGGTTTTTGCTAAAGGCGAAAAAGCTAAAGAAGCCGAAGCCGCTGGCGCTGACATTGTTGGTGCTGAGGAATTGGTGCAAAAAATCCAAGGTGGCTGGACCGATTTCGACGTAGCTGTTGCTACGCCTGATATGATGGGCCTTGTAGGTCGCTTGGGTAAAGTTTTGGGACCTCGCGGTTTGATGCCGAATCCTAAGGTTGGTACGGTTACGCTTGACGTGACTCGTGCTATCAATGAGATTAAAGCTGGTAAAATCGAATACCGTACCGATAAAGCTGGTAATATCCATGCTCCGATCGGCAAAGGTTCTTTCGAAAGCGCTAAGCTGCAGGAAAACTTCCAGACTCTTATTGACACCTTGAACAAGGCGAAACCTTCTGCTGCTAAAGGACAGTACATGCGGGCCATTACTGTCAGCACGACCATGGGACCTGGAATTAAAATCAATCCTACCCGTGCTGTAGCAGGCAAAAAAGAATAA
- the rplK gene encoding 50S ribosomal protein L11 yields MAKKVIKLVKLQVPAAKATPAPPVGPALGQAGVNIMAFVKDFNERTAAQAGLIIPVEITVFEDRSFTFITKTPPAAVLLKKAAGLEKASGEPNKKKVAKLQRDKVREIAESKMADLNAANVDAAMRMIEGTARSMGIDIVD; encoded by the coding sequence ATGGCAAAAAAAGTAATCAAACTCGTAAAATTGCAAGTTCCCGCAGCGAAAGCCACTCCGGCGCCTCCGGTAGGCCCTGCGTTAGGTCAAGCTGGTGTGAACATCATGGCGTTTGTAAAGGACTTCAATGAAAGAACAGCCGCGCAAGCGGGCCTGATCATTCCAGTTGAAATCACTGTTTTTGAAGATCGTTCCTTTACCTTCATTACTAAGACTCCTCCGGCTGCTGTATTACTCAAAAAAGCGGCTGGTCTTGAAAAGGCGTCTGGTGAGCCGAACAAAAAGAAAGTTGCGAAACTGCAGCGCGATAAAGTACGCGAGATTGCAGAGAGCAAAATGGCGGATTTGAACGCCGCTAATGTGGATGCTGCAATGCGTATGATTGAAGGTACTGCTCGCAGCATGGGCATTGACATCGTCGACTAA
- the secE gene encoding preprotein translocase subunit SecE gives MAAQETAAQGTAQWKRFIREVRAELKKVTWPTRKELLSYTSVVFVATVAVAMLIWIIDAGFSGLLRAVIK, from the coding sequence ATGGCTGCTCAGGAGACTGCGGCGCAAGGAACTGCGCAGTGGAAACGCTTTATCCGCGAAGTTCGGGCAGAACTTAAAAAAGTAACTTGGCCGACTCGCAAGGAACTGCTTTCGTATACAAGCGTAGTGTTTGTTGCCACCGTGGCAGTAGCCATGCTGATTTGGATCATCGATGCCGGCTTCAGCGGGTTGTTGCGTGCGGTGATCAAGTAA
- the nusG gene encoding transcription termination/antitermination protein NusG: MDSEKMWYVIHTYSGYENKVKANLERKVQSMGMENEIFNILVPMEDEVEIKDGRKKVIKRKVFPGYVLVEMIVNDRSWYVVRNTPGVTGFVGSGTKPIPLSEAETRQILRSMGMEEKPKVDLELSQMVRIKSGAFEGWEAKVVHIDPEKGKLRVLVDMFGRETPVELDFTQVEKI; this comes from the coding sequence ATGGATTCTGAAAAGATGTGGTATGTAATCCATACCTATTCTGGTTATGAAAACAAAGTGAAAGCCAACTTGGAGCGCAAAGTGCAGTCCATGGGCATGGAGAATGAGATTTTCAATATTCTTGTGCCGATGGAAGATGAAGTGGAAATCAAGGACGGCCGTAAAAAAGTAATCAAGCGCAAAGTCTTTCCAGGCTATGTCCTGGTGGAAATGATCGTAAACGATCGTTCTTGGTATGTTGTGCGCAACACACCGGGAGTGACAGGCTTTGTTGGCTCGGGGACTAAGCCGATTCCTTTGAGTGAAGCGGAAACGCGTCAGATTCTTCGTTCTATGGGAATGGAAGAAAAGCCCAAGGTGGACTTGGAACTTTCGCAGATGGTTCGGATCAAATCCGGAGCATTTGAAGGTTGGGAAGCTAAAGTTGTGCATATTGACCCTGAGAAGGGGAAATTGCGCGTGCTTGTCGATATGTTTGGCAGGGAAACCCCTGTAGAGCTTGATTTCACTCAAGTTGAAAAAATATAA